Proteins co-encoded in one Uloborus diversus isolate 005 chromosome 9, Udiv.v.3.1, whole genome shotgun sequence genomic window:
- the LOC129230437 gene encoding uncharacterized protein LOC129230437, whose product MVSSISSSMKDVVHIFPVRHIVAAQLFSLIKKIVLGLENIGFDVLGVVTDNNSINRKAMSSFSDPPKFQVMYSHPANDSRFLYYLIDTVHLMKSIRNNWFNQKNGNFMYYPPFEGGDKFQTASLDVLRKMYEIESKQLLKFGYGLTRKALWPTNLERQNVGLALKIFNRNLVQGILQLGEKYNLPHYQETANFIDIFCNWWDIVNVKSSFKGKFKRNPMCEPITNSPDDVKKIFLKKFISWLDKWEAMNADNGRLSRETHSALRHTTQAFLSLTEYCSNHLNMSYLLLGKIQTDKLESRFGQYRSLSGDQYHVSIRQLYEAENKLRISRELKLTSHTSGSFNVNIFDDSDFDETADTKDSIEELFEEIEVMDSDIDKVADLLPIITYLAGYCAHAVLKNIKCIDCREKMLTDKEMNVDVNCQFIRNCNRGGLLYPSEFITNVVLHVYIVTQNLISEKYELQFLKVINQRNLVMKIVKNILIGKDMWDFPVFCSG is encoded by the coding sequence ATGGTGAGCAGTATTTCTTCTTCGATGAAAGATGTTGTACATATTTTTCCAGTAAGGCATATTGTTGCAGCccaattgtttagtttaataAAAAAGATAGTTTTGGGACTGGAAAACATTGGCTTTGATGTGTTAGGTGTTGTTACAGACAACAATTCAATCAATCGTAAAGCTATGTCTTCTTTCAGTGATCCTCCAAAATTTCAAGTTATGTATTCACATCCAGCTAACGACTCCAGATTTCTTTACTATCTTATTGATACAGTTCATTTAATGAAATCTATCCGAAACAATTGGTTTAATCAAAAGAATGGTAATTTTATGTATTATCCTCCATTTGAAGGTGGAGATAAATTTCAAACTGCTTCACTTGATGTGTTGAGGAAGATGTATGAAATTGAGTCCAAACAGTTACTGAAGTTTGGTTATGGTCTCACGCGAAAGGCTCTTTGGCCGACGAATTTAGAAAGGCAGAATGTTGGTCTTGCTTTAAAGATATTTAACAGAAATCTGGTTCAAGGAATATTACAGTTGGGAGAAAAATATAATCTACCACATTATCAAGAAACTGCAAACTTTATTGACATATTTTGTAATTGGTGGGACATTGTTAATGTCAAATCTTCTTTTAAaggtaaatttaaaagaaacccCATGTGTGAACCAATTACTAACTCTCCtgatgatgtaaaaaaaatatttttgaaaaaatttataagtTGGTTAGACAAGTGGGAAGCAATGAATGCTGATAATGGGAGACTCAGTAGAGAAACACATTCAGCTTTACGTCACACAACACAGGCTTTTTTAAGTTTAACAGAATATTGCTCTAATCATCTAAATATGTCATATTTATTATTAGGGAAAATTCAGACCGATAAGCTAGAATCACGATTTGGCCAATACAGAAGCTTATCTGGTGATCAATATCATGTATCTATCCGTCAACTTTATGAAGCAGAAAATAAACTTCGCATAAGCAGGGAATTAAAGCTTACATCTCATACTTCTGGCAGTTTCAATGTAAATATATTTGATGACTCTGATTTCGATGAAACAGCAGACACCAAAGACAGTATTGAGGAGTTATTTGAAGAAATTGAAGTAATGGATTCTGATATAGATAAAGTAGCCGATTTGTTGCCTATTATTACATATTTAGCAGGCTATTGTGCACACGctgttcttaaaaatataaaatgcatagACTGCAGAGAAAAAATGTTAACCGACAAGGAAATGAATGTTGACGTAAATTGCCAGTTTATAAGAAATTGCAATAGGGGTGGGTTACTTTATCCATCAGAATTCATTACCAATGTTGTCCTTCATGTTTATATAGTGACCCAAAATTTAATCAGTGAGAAGTatgaacttcaatttttaaaagttataaaccAACGAAACTTGGTGATGAAGATAGTGAAAAACATATTAATTGGTAAAGATATGTGGGATTTCCCA
- the LOC129230438 gene encoding uncharacterized protein LOC129230438, with protein sequence MPNTCCVPKCKGNYNQENRVVVFSFPKNEELLQKLMKAIPRENLVVTKNTRVCEKHFQNDDIERHTSFYKESSGETLTAKLKKPRLKYGAIPSIFPNCPKYLSSVKNIRDDPIKKKRYLEEKHINKALEDSLRSKEDFDKRFAFSNFNEMKKCFQLNEVPSFWSIIEKDQNLIFLAIQN encoded by the exons ATGCCAAACACTTGTTGCGTCCCTAAGTGTAAAGGGAACTATAATCAAGAAAACAGAGTGGTGGTCTTCAGTTTTCCAAAAAATGAGGAActacttcaaaaattgatgaaaGCTATACCAAGAGAAAACCTTGTTGTGACAAAAAATACaagg gtttgcgaaaaacattttcaaaatgatgACATTGAACGACATACATCCTTTTACAAAGAGTCGAGTGGGGAAACCTTGACTGCCAAGTTAAAAAAGCCGCGACTGAAATATGGAGCCATTCCCTCAATATTTCCGAACTGTCCGAAGTATTTATCGTCAGTAAAAAATATTCGTGATGATCCAATTAAAAAGAAGAGGTATCTggaagagaaacatataaacaaGGCTTTGGAGGACAGCTTGCGAAGTAAAGAGGACTTTGATAAAAGGTTTGCATTTAGCAActtcaatgaaatgaaaaagtgCTTTCAATTAAACGAAGTACCATCATTTTGGTCTATAATtgaaaaagatcaaaatttaatctttttagct ATTCAGAACTAA